A genomic stretch from Telmatocola sphagniphila includes:
- a CDS encoding GspE/PulE family protein yields the protein MLAPLIADLNDLTGLLSTFMPRGDGNLLFHPGKIIFITLIFLAWVSTVKWIDQDCNRVSLNRQLWSVASLAGFALGMVAVSMMPHYGLSIILLILLYLSPTLIYVSKRNEIVPPQLKVLTRAHIRNLIKRRLGVDVGAGGKGDEGPLPSIQFIAKNSTQDDIDEARLSKAVDSPGYRAALELVQDAINQRATDIHLEPTRDEMTIRFRVDSIMNSVPSFARSRGDSVINVFKVLAGLDITEKRKPQDGSFGAEVEGRKVDFRLATAGSLNGQKMVIRILDASRQVTTLNSLGLRAQLREKVETVCQQSYGMMITCGPTGAGKTSTLYACLGEIDRFQRNVITLENPVEYQMDNVTQIEVNPKAGKTFAGELRSILRQDPDVILVGEIRDAETAEIACQAAQTGHMVFTTVHANDAVTSVGRLIDLGVKPFMIASALSAVLGQRLVRLLCPKCKIGYSPSDDMLRKLKIKPAPDRKITFYKPKVLNPDDSNADVRNRCEKCKGTGYLGRTGIFELLMITDEIKELIRANPDLVAIRQSALKNGFQTLFEDGLRKVIEGKTSLEEIQRVAK from the coding sequence ATGCTCGCTCCTTTGATCGCGGATCTGAACGATCTTACGGGGCTACTTTCCACTTTTATGCCTCGGGGAGATGGAAATCTCTTATTCCATCCTGGCAAGATCATTTTTATCACGCTAATTTTTTTAGCCTGGGTCTCGACGGTCAAATGGATCGATCAGGACTGTAATCGTGTCAGTCTCAATCGGCAGTTGTGGTCGGTAGCCAGTCTGGCGGGATTTGCACTGGGGATGGTCGCCGTCTCCATGATGCCCCACTACGGGCTAAGCATTATCCTGCTGATTTTACTTTACCTGTCTCCGACGTTGATTTACGTGAGTAAGCGCAACGAAATCGTTCCTCCGCAACTTAAAGTGTTGACGCGGGCTCACATAAGAAATCTCATCAAGAGGCGTCTAGGAGTGGATGTGGGGGCTGGCGGCAAAGGCGATGAGGGGCCACTACCTTCTATTCAATTCATAGCCAAGAACTCGACCCAGGATGATATCGACGAAGCCCGCCTCTCGAAAGCAGTTGATTCGCCCGGCTATCGTGCCGCACTCGAACTGGTTCAGGACGCTATCAACCAGAGGGCGACCGATATCCATTTGGAACCGACGCGGGATGAAATGACCATTCGATTTCGCGTCGACAGTATTATGAACTCCGTGCCCTCGTTCGCTCGTAGCCGTGGTGATTCGGTCATCAACGTATTCAAAGTGCTCGCCGGCTTGGATATTACTGAAAAACGTAAGCCCCAGGATGGTAGTTTCGGGGCGGAAGTCGAAGGTCGCAAGGTCGATTTCCGCTTGGCAACGGCGGGAAGTCTGAATGGCCAGAAGATGGTTATTCGTATTCTTGATGCCTCGAGGCAGGTCACCACACTCAACAGTCTTGGCTTGCGTGCCCAACTTCGGGAAAAAGTCGAAACCGTCTGCCAGCAATCCTACGGTATGATGATTACCTGCGGCCCGACCGGGGCCGGGAAAACGTCCACTCTTTATGCATGTTTAGGCGAAATTGATCGATTCCAACGCAACGTCATCACTCTGGAAAATCCCGTTGAATACCAGATGGATAACGTAACGCAGATTGAAGTGAATCCTAAGGCCGGCAAGACTTTTGCTGGCGAGCTTCGCAGTATTCTTCGACAGGATCCGGATGTTATATTGGTGGGTGAAATTCGAGATGCCGAAACGGCCGAAATCGCCTGTCAGGCCGCTCAGACCGGTCACATGGTCTTCACCACCGTACATGCGAACGATGCCGTTACCTCGGTCGGTCGACTAATCGACTTAGGCGTAAAACCCTTCATGATTGCCAGTGCCCTTTCTGCCGTGCTCGGCCAGCGTCTGGTACGGTTGCTCTGTCCGAAATGCAAGATAGGTTACAGTCCGTCGGACGACATGCTGCGAAAATTGAAGATCAAGCCCGCTCCCGATCGGAAAATTACCTTCTACAAACCGAAGGTTTTGAATCCCGATGATTCGAATGCCGACGTACGAAATCGCTGCGAAAAATGTAAAGGCACCGGCTACCTCGGTCGAACCGGTATTTTCGAATTACTGATGATCACGGATGAAATCAAAGAGTTGATTCGGGCGAACCCCGACCTGGTGGCCATCCGCCAGTCCGCGCTGAAAAATGGTTTCCAAACGCTCTTCGAGGACGGGCTGCGAAAAGTCATTGAGGGTAAAACTTCGCTAGAAGAAATTCAGCGAGTGGCGAAATAA
- the hisF gene encoding imidazole glycerol phosphate synthase subunit HisF yields the protein MLTKRIIPCLDVEKGRVVKGVNFVGLQDVGDPVEVAQRYESEGADELVFLDITASHEGREILAGIVRRVAEVIFMPFTVGGGIRTLEDATRLIQAGAEKISINSAAVKTPELISEVSRKFGSCATVVNIDPKRVQRNGEEFWEVFINGGRVPTGLEAVAWAREVERLGAGEIVLTSMDSDGTKKGYDLPILKAVTQAVSIPVVASGGAGCAEHFREAFVSGADAALAASIFHYQETSIPRVKSYLEQHNIAVRRHFNLN from the coding sequence ATGCTGACTAAAAGGATCATTCCCTGTCTCGATGTCGAAAAAGGTCGAGTGGTCAAAGGTGTGAACTTCGTTGGACTGCAGGATGTCGGCGACCCGGTGGAAGTGGCACAGCGCTACGAATCCGAAGGCGCGGATGAACTCGTTTTTCTCGATATCACGGCCAGCCACGAAGGGCGGGAAATTCTCGCAGGTATCGTGCGGCGGGTGGCGGAAGTCATTTTCATGCCGTTCACTGTTGGGGGGGGAATTCGCACGCTGGAGGACGCGACCCGTCTAATTCAGGCGGGGGCCGAGAAAATCAGCATCAATTCCGCTGCGGTAAAAACTCCAGAACTGATTTCAGAGGTTTCCCGTAAATTTGGTAGTTGCGCCACCGTGGTGAACATCGATCCGAAGCGGGTACAACGAAATGGCGAGGAGTTTTGGGAAGTCTTTATCAACGGCGGGCGGGTTCCGACTGGGCTGGAAGCCGTCGCCTGGGCGAGAGAAGTGGAGCGTTTAGGTGCTGGAGAAATCGTTCTAACCTCCATGGATTCGGACGGTACGAAAAAAGGTTACGACCTACCCATCCTCAAGGCAGTCACTCAAGCGGTCAGTATTCCAGTGGTTGCCAGTGGTGGGGCCGGTTGTGCCGAGCATTTCCGGGAAGCGTTCGTTTCCGGAGCGGATGCGGCGTTGGCCGCGAGTATATTCCATTACCAGGAAACCAGTATTCCAAGAGTTAAGAGCTATTTGGAACAGCACAATATTGCGGTCCGCAGACATTTCAATCTGAATTAG
- a CDS encoding CPBP family intramembrane glutamic endopeptidase, translated as MILFSAAPPDDVADISSSWSSMLALMVCYLIVLLLAAIPLIWRAVFRHGPIPTQSDIHLVQQRMLPGGVITLLAMALILIPILTAQLVGGFQKNPSTGDPAEISNRETLAMLVAFPLQFFCLAAFQMFFSIWSAQAVGMTRGSYQRAFWIWLVVTPVVFIIFQITLSFFSDADVHPIAKKLSQLDVLGKIVLSLQPVLFAPLMEEWFFRGILLKWQLQQDSSNSNAETIPYAVEIIFLIAFVFGALCDQKAGMVGMIAGVYIVMQLLSRSSWFVRKCKLLNSGWVKIIFANSILFAAIHATVWPTPIPLFFLSLALGWAALRCQGFWVAFLIHALFNSVSTVMLFFSKLY; from the coding sequence TTGATTTTGTTCAGCGCGGCGCCTCCCGACGATGTGGCCGATATCAGTTCGTCCTGGTCTAGTATGCTCGCGCTGATGGTCTGTTACCTGATCGTGCTCCTGCTGGCTGCAATTCCACTCATCTGGCGAGCAGTATTTCGACACGGACCGATACCAACTCAATCCGACATTCATCTAGTTCAACAAAGAATGCTGCCTGGCGGCGTAATTACACTGCTGGCGATGGCTTTGATTCTTATCCCGATATTAACTGCTCAATTGGTGGGGGGATTCCAAAAAAATCCCTCCACAGGGGATCCCGCCGAGATTTCTAATCGAGAGACTTTGGCGATGCTTGTGGCGTTTCCCTTGCAGTTTTTCTGCCTGGCTGCGTTTCAGATGTTTTTCAGCATCTGGAGCGCTCAGGCCGTGGGAATGACTCGTGGTTCTTATCAGCGCGCTTTCTGGATCTGGTTAGTGGTCACACCCGTGGTTTTTATAATATTTCAAATTACATTAAGCTTTTTTTCGGATGCGGATGTTCACCCGATTGCGAAAAAACTTTCTCAACTGGACGTTCTGGGGAAGATTGTCCTCTCCCTGCAACCGGTGCTTTTCGCTCCACTGATGGAGGAGTGGTTCTTTCGGGGAATTCTTTTGAAATGGCAGCTGCAGCAGGATAGTTCAAACTCAAACGCAGAAACCATACCTTATGCGGTGGAGATAATCTTTCTGATTGCTTTCGTATTTGGGGCTCTCTGTGATCAGAAGGCCGGAATGGTGGGGATGATTGCCGGTGTTTATATCGTAATGCAACTCCTGAGTCGCTCCAGCTGGTTTGTTCGAAAGTGCAAACTTTTGAATTCCGGATGGGTGAAGATCATCTTCGCGAATTCGATTCTCTTCGCGGCCATTCATGCGACGGTGTGGCCAACGCCGATTCCGCTCTTCTTCTTATCTCTCGCTCTGGGTTGGGCGGCACTTCGTTGCCAGGGTTTCTGGGTCGCGTTTCTGATCCATGCCCTGTTTAATTCGGTTTCTACCGTGATGCTCTTTTTTTCTAAGCTTTATTGA
- a CDS encoding metal-dependent transcriptional regulator has translation MSQQPTTAVQDYLKAIHRLGGTDQLVSPIDIANLLKVRSPSVTGMLKRLADSKWIEYAPGSGARLTETGLQEALRVIRRHRLVELFLTKVLGLDWSEVDREAELLEHVISPRLEEALARYLGEPDEDPHGHPIPTSSGQIRNRELRRLCDFQKGENVIVREVQDDNPDRLRRWQELGLIPGAKVHIQSHEPLDDLFELAVGGRIIRVGSEGLSGLRGEFLAE, from the coding sequence TTGTCTCAGCAGCCGACTACGGCCGTACAGGATTATCTGAAAGCGATTCACAGGCTTGGTGGAACGGACCAGCTGGTATCGCCGATAGATATCGCAAACTTATTGAAGGTTCGCTCCCCTTCCGTAACGGGTATGCTCAAGAGGCTCGCGGATTCCAAATGGATCGAGTATGCCCCGGGTAGTGGGGCTCGATTGACGGAAACGGGGCTCCAGGAGGCCTTAAGGGTCATTCGTCGGCACCGCCTAGTCGAGTTATTCCTTACAAAAGTCCTGGGCCTCGATTGGAGCGAAGTAGATCGCGAGGCGGAATTGTTGGAACATGTGATTTCTCCTCGCTTGGAAGAAGCGTTAGCCCGTTATCTCGGAGAACCGGACGAGGATCCGCACGGTCACCCGATTCCGACCTCCTCGGGTCAGATTCGAAATCGGGAACTTCGACGTTTATGCGACTTCCAAAAAGGCGAGAATGTGATTGTCAGGGAAGTTCAGGATGATAATCCGGATCGGCTCAGAAGATGGCAAGAATTAGGGCTTATTCCGGGCGCCAAAGTTCACATTCAGAGTCATGAGCCCTTGGACGATCTTTTTGAGCTGGCTGTCGGCGGTCGGATTATTCGCGTAGGGAGCGAAGGGTTATCGGGCCTGCGTGGAGAATTTCTGGCCGAGTAG
- a CDS encoding CvpA family protein, whose amino-acid sequence MIMLACVLVMLIIAYTSMRDGLIPAFANLVISLLAIIVAFTIWPYVAFSIETDVRGGMMDAFEDSIPLILGFTLTVLALRFLSQSILKDYNFGFSDLFNRGGAFVVGLITGYFVSGFLVLVLQTIPWDENFLGFQPEKQGVSGRFFPADTVVLKYLTRLHNSTGYTADSAEQKEAFENFEKNFAIYRRFTETRPVQLYVPEPPKDANDKKSTDKNKDVKKKDPAKKDDVKKGADKKDEEKKSGDSEKKDDEKKSGDSDKKDDEKKSGDSDRKPDDK is encoded by the coding sequence ATGATTATGCTTGCTTGCGTTTTGGTTATGCTGATCATCGCATACACGTCCATGCGCGATGGCCTGATCCCAGCTTTTGCTAACCTGGTTATCAGCCTTCTAGCCATCATCGTGGCATTCACCATCTGGCCTTACGTTGCGTTTTCCATTGAAACGGATGTTCGCGGCGGCATGATGGACGCTTTCGAAGACTCCATCCCTCTGATTCTCGGTTTTACTCTGACTGTTTTGGCTTTGCGATTTCTGAGTCAATCGATTCTGAAGGATTACAATTTCGGATTTTCCGATCTATTCAATCGAGGGGGAGCCTTCGTGGTAGGTCTCATCACGGGATATTTTGTTAGCGGTTTTTTAGTCCTGGTACTCCAGACAATACCCTGGGATGAGAACTTCTTGGGTTTCCAACCTGAAAAACAGGGTGTCTCCGGCAGATTCTTCCCTGCCGACACAGTCGTTTTGAAATACTTGACCCGATTGCACAATTCGACCGGTTACACGGCAGATTCCGCGGAGCAGAAAGAAGCCTTTGAGAATTTTGAGAAGAATTTCGCAATCTATCGCCGCTTCACCGAGACCCGACCCGTTCAACTTTATGTTCCGGAACCTCCCAAGGATGCGAACGACAAGAAGTCGACAGACAAGAACAAGGATGTGAAAAAGAAGGATCCAGCGAAAAAAGACGACGTCAAAAAAGGTGCTGACAAGAAAGACGAGGAAAAGAAGTCGGGCGATTCGGAGAAGAAGGACGATGAGAAAAAGTCCGGAGACTCGGACAAGAAAGACGATGAGAAAAAGTCCGGTGACTCGGATAGAAAACCGGACGATAAGTAA
- the trpC gene encoding indole-3-glycerol phosphate synthase TrpC: MGTILDQIVQTKRIEIERAKSLLPQKVLEDHLVPPIRSKSFLKALSEPGIRIIAEVKKASPSAGVIRADFDPVQIAKIYARHRADCISVLTDKEYFQGDLDYLKAIRKEVKIPLLRKEFIIDTYQILEARFAGADAVLLIAECLPGSQMKDLYDFATQQGLDTLIEFHDVDQLNRVVDTGCPLIGINNRDLRSFETRLETTLSLIPKIPHDRLVVSESGIRTSADLRLLENAGAKAVLVGESLMRSPDIGEALDQLLGLPKTNHFTGAP, from the coding sequence ATGGGTACGATCCTCGACCAGATCGTTCAGACGAAGCGAATTGAAATTGAAAGAGCCAAGTCTCTGCTGCCGCAGAAAGTACTGGAAGACCACCTCGTACCTCCAATCCGATCGAAATCGTTCCTGAAGGCGCTCAGCGAGCCGGGTATTCGGATAATCGCGGAAGTTAAGAAAGCTTCCCCTTCGGCCGGAGTGATTCGAGCAGATTTCGATCCTGTCCAGATTGCGAAAATTTACGCTCGGCATCGGGCCGATTGCATTAGCGTCCTCACGGATAAGGAGTACTTTCAAGGGGACTTGGACTACCTGAAAGCGATCCGGAAGGAAGTCAAAATTCCACTTTTGAGAAAAGAATTCATCATCGATACTTATCAGATTCTTGAAGCTCGATTTGCAGGGGCGGATGCGGTGCTCCTGATCGCCGAATGTCTTCCGGGCTCGCAAATGAAAGATTTGTACGACTTCGCGACTCAACAAGGATTGGATACTCTCATCGAATTTCACGACGTGGACCAGCTGAATCGCGTAGTGGATACCGGTTGCCCGCTCATCGGCATCAATAACCGAGATCTTCGAAGTTTTGAAACTCGCCTGGAGACGACGTTGAGTTTGATTCCGAAGATCCCTCACGATCGACTGGTAGTCAGTGAGAGCGGTATCCGCACCTCTGCCGACTTGCGACTTCTGGAGAATGCGGGAGCGAAAGCCGTCTTGGTTGGAGAATCTCTCATGCGTTCACCCGATATCGGAGAAGCTCTGGACCAACTACTGGGGCTTCCCAAAACGAATCATTTCACGGGCGCACCATAA
- a CDS encoding glycosyltransferase family 87 protein produces MIRSLKAIFRSTTVRLISAWLLAITFILIRQINCRLSFDDDKSWFWDRVRPYVPEVWPFPLPTGKPKFTDPEQTPRRDNNDAHKQIDFGGQWVLARMLTTGHGNSLYNPLIQREIISAAYPISNESPTQKTRDSDDLYDSFVALQAGDPPHEIRGPLYPPLLAFFLAPYAIDNDPQRAYFVHQYFLMGCTIFGALGISLITRRRIWWPVAICLILVFPGSRACFELGQNALVTLLILIWGWVFLTRDKPVIAGIIWGLLAYKPVWAMSYFFALILLRHYRMALVMVITGIVLGLATLPVVGVQSWLDWLKIGGRASEMYGIDAAWIPLSRDLFGLPRRFLTPFHLPQEERWTLAGFLAGWGLWVFVFQVSLQLYYWRSASALRVPFILLASWMLTYHFVYYDAAIAAFPFLLLIDAQRMVGKSGPTMTSGVRPLYFYFGLLFAFENVLYPLRIRSTVVAERFAELIPIPGGSAEYYPRLIITTDEWTAWPTIFLLAVWLWCAREMIRFGKPQ; encoded by the coding sequence ATGATTCGGTCACTCAAAGCGATCTTCCGCTCTACAACTGTACGATTAATTTCCGCCTGGCTTCTGGCGATCACTTTTATTCTTATCCGTCAGATCAATTGTCGTTTGTCATTCGATGACGACAAGAGTTGGTTCTGGGATCGCGTGAGGCCCTATGTTCCTGAAGTTTGGCCCTTCCCACTACCCACGGGAAAACCCAAATTCACCGACCCCGAGCAAACACCCCGCCGCGATAATAACGATGCTCATAAACAGATCGACTTCGGTGGCCAGTGGGTGTTAGCGAGAATGCTGACCACCGGGCATGGAAATTCGCTGTATAATCCCTTAATCCAGCGCGAAATCATCAGCGCGGCCTACCCGATCAGTAATGAAAGCCCCACTCAGAAGACGCGGGATTCCGACGATCTCTACGATTCCTTCGTAGCTCTCCAGGCGGGAGATCCGCCTCATGAAATTCGCGGTCCGCTTTATCCTCCTTTACTCGCTTTCTTTCTGGCCCCTTACGCAATTGATAACGATCCACAGAGAGCCTATTTTGTTCATCAGTACTTTCTGATGGGATGTACGATATTTGGAGCTTTGGGCATTTCTCTGATCACGCGTCGACGCATCTGGTGGCCCGTCGCGATCTGCCTGATTCTCGTTTTTCCCGGGTCGCGCGCCTGTTTTGAACTGGGCCAGAATGCTTTAGTGACGCTGCTGATTCTCATTTGGGGCTGGGTATTTCTTACTCGCGATAAGCCGGTAATCGCGGGAATAATCTGGGGCTTATTGGCTTACAAGCCGGTCTGGGCAATGTCCTATTTCTTTGCATTAATTCTGTTGCGTCATTACCGGATGGCTCTGGTGATGGTGATAACTGGGATAGTCCTGGGTTTGGCAACACTTCCTGTCGTTGGAGTACAGAGCTGGCTGGATTGGTTGAAAATTGGGGGACGAGCGTCCGAGATGTACGGTATCGATGCGGCGTGGATCCCACTTAGCCGGGATCTGTTCGGCCTGCCGCGCCGATTTTTGACTCCTTTTCATTTGCCGCAGGAGGAAAGATGGACACTGGCTGGCTTCCTGGCAGGTTGGGGGCTATGGGTGTTTGTCTTTCAGGTTTCGCTGCAACTGTATTACTGGAGGAGTGCATCCGCATTGCGAGTGCCGTTCATTTTGCTAGCCTCCTGGATGCTGACTTATCATTTCGTCTATTACGATGCGGCTATTGCAGCCTTCCCTTTTTTGCTGCTGATCGATGCTCAAAGAATGGTGGGAAAGAGCGGTCCCACCATGACCAGTGGTGTGCGACCGCTCTATTTCTACTTCGGATTACTATTTGCCTTCGAAAATGTGCTTTATCCCTTGCGCATCCGAAGCACTGTCGTCGCAGAACGTTTTGCGGAACTCATACCGATTCCGGGAGGATCTGCAGAATATTATCCCCGCCTGATCATTACCACCGATGAATGGACTGCCTGGCCGACGATCTTTCTGCTCGCCGTCTGGTTATGGTGCGCCCGTGAAATGATTCGTTTTGGGAAGCCCCAGTAG
- the lpxB gene encoding lipid-A-disaccharide synthase, translating into MHYFVSAGEPSGDIHGHNLIKALRQKDPTARFSGFGGDQMRSVGCHLLYPLCNLSVMWFLRVFLNIITFLRLRSQATEFFQREKPDAVILIDFPGFHWHLAYRAKREGIPVFYFVPPQLWAWGAWRVQKMKDSVDCVLSALPFEHEWYLQNGVRSEFIGHPFYDNLEQKILDQDFLSRQKERPGRIVAILPGSRTQEVTRNFSDILDAACRVYREVPNTRFLVASYNDTQAEVARKKIIGRDLPIDVQVGRTSEIIESAECCIMVSGSVSLEVMYHLKPAVVVYRLSRIALRVGKAFMKVKYITLVNLLARKEIFPEFLTDHNAAIEISSIVTDWLTKPSSENSVTTQLAALKSEIAQSGACDRAANCIIGTLRENRIPETIIKNAA; encoded by the coding sequence ATGCATTACTTTGTGAGCGCGGGCGAACCGAGTGGCGATATTCATGGCCACAATCTCATCAAAGCACTTCGGCAAAAAGATCCCACAGCCCGATTCTCAGGCTTCGGCGGAGACCAAATGCGTTCCGTCGGCTGCCACCTTCTCTACCCATTGTGCAATCTATCGGTGATGTGGTTCCTACGGGTCTTCCTGAACATCATCACTTTTTTGAGACTTCGCAGTCAAGCGACCGAATTCTTCCAACGCGAAAAGCCGGATGCGGTCATCCTGATCGACTTCCCCGGCTTTCACTGGCACCTAGCGTACCGAGCCAAACGAGAGGGTATTCCCGTCTTCTACTTCGTCCCTCCGCAGTTGTGGGCCTGGGGAGCCTGGCGTGTGCAGAAAATGAAAGATAGTGTCGACTGCGTTTTGAGTGCCCTGCCGTTCGAACACGAGTGGTACTTGCAAAATGGCGTTCGCAGTGAATTTATCGGTCACCCTTTCTACGACAACCTCGAGCAGAAAATTCTGGATCAGGATTTCCTTTCTCGACAGAAGGAGCGACCGGGTCGCATTGTTGCGATCCTGCCGGGATCACGCACGCAGGAAGTCACTCGCAACTTCTCTGATATCTTGGATGCGGCCTGTCGCGTTTATCGCGAAGTGCCCAATACGAGATTTTTGGTTGCTTCCTACAACGATACCCAAGCCGAGGTCGCGCGAAAGAAAATTATCGGACGCGACCTGCCTATCGACGTTCAGGTTGGTAGAACCTCCGAAATCATCGAATCCGCTGAATGCTGCATAATGGTTTCCGGTTCCGTCAGCCTCGAAGTCATGTATCATCTCAAGCCGGCCGTGGTCGTTTACAGGCTCAGTCGCATCGCCCTCCGAGTCGGCAAAGCTTTCATGAAGGTGAAGTATATCACTCTGGTGAATCTGCTGGCTCGAAAGGAAATCTTCCCGGAATTTCTTACCGATCACAACGCAGCCATTGAAATCAGCAGTATCGTTACCGATTGGCTGACTAAACCCTCATCGGAAAACTCGGTCACCACTCAATTGGCGGCTTTAAAATCAGAAATAGCTCAATCAGGGGCCTGCGATCGAGCGGCAAATTGCATTATTGGCACTTTACGGGAGAATCGTATTCCCGAGACCATCATCAAGAACGCGGCTTGA
- a CDS encoding type IV pilus twitching motility protein PilT — protein MSSISTQDSLTAARDLVVENSIADNLEKAPLEAKREPEVNKLFRMVMKHNASDLHLKVGQPPMMRMRGDIQRVKAPPMTQEEMERLLLPLLKPDHRKILDNEGGVDFSYVIGADECRFRVSLFKQRGKLSLVSRRVNSDIPSFKGLGLPDSIELLCNFNEGLVILAGVTGSGKSTTIASMLNFINEREPLHILTIEDPIEFTFTDAKSYINQREIGLDSRDWHKALKDAVRQDPDVMLIGELRDIETFEAAVHAAETGHLVFGTIHASSAATTINRILDLFPPEKHGAIRKALANNLKAVVAQKLLKGLKKPRIPTNEIMIVNPTIRKLIGEGEDMKIQDAIKLFYNEGMIDFTENLRQLVDRGDCDKATALEYAPDPEKLKMAFKGIKVAAAGIL, from the coding sequence ATGTCGTCGATATCAACTCAAGATTCTCTTACGGCCGCCCGGGATCTCGTCGTCGAAAACAGCATTGCGGATAATCTCGAAAAAGCTCCTTTGGAAGCCAAGCGGGAACCGGAAGTCAATAAGCTTTTTCGCATGGTGATGAAGCACAATGCTTCCGACTTGCATCTGAAAGTGGGTCAACCCCCCATGATGCGTATGCGAGGGGATATTCAGCGGGTCAAAGCCCCGCCGATGACGCAGGAGGAGATGGAGCGTTTGCTTCTCCCTCTGCTCAAGCCGGACCACCGCAAGATTTTAGATAACGAAGGGGGCGTTGACTTTTCCTACGTCATCGGGGCCGACGAGTGCCGTTTCCGCGTCTCCTTGTTCAAACAACGCGGTAAACTCTCTCTGGTTTCCCGCCGCGTGAACAGCGACATCCCGAGTTTCAAAGGCCTGGGACTTCCGGACTCCATCGAATTGCTCTGTAATTTCAACGAAGGTTTGGTGATTCTGGCCGGGGTGACCGGTTCGGGTAAGTCGACGACGATCGCTTCGATGCTGAATTTCATTAACGAACGCGAACCGCTGCACATTTTGACGATTGAAGACCCGATTGAATTCACGTTTACCGATGCCAAGTCCTATATCAATCAGCGGGAAATCGGCCTCGATAGCCGAGACTGGCACAAGGCCTTGAAGGATGCGGTGCGACAGGACCCGGATGTGATGCTGATCGGTGAGTTGCGCGATATCGAAACATTCGAAGCTGCCGTGCACGCCGCTGAAACGGGTCACTTGGTATTCGGGACGATTCACGCCTCTAGTGCGGCCACTACGATTAACCGTATTCTCGACTTGTTCCCACCAGAAAAGCATGGTGCGATCCGGAAAGCGCTCGCGAATAACCTGAAAGCCGTGGTTGCTCAGAAATTGCTCAAGGGATTGAAGAAGCCGCGTATTCCCACCAATGAGATTATGATCGTCAATCCGACCATTCGCAAGCTGATTGGCGAAGGGGAGGACATGAAAATTCAGGATGCCATCAAGCTCTTCTACAACGAAGGTATGATCGACTTCACGGAAAACCTCCGTCAATTAGTTGATAGAGGGGATTGCGATAAAGCCACAGCTCTGGAATATGCCCCTGACCCTGAGAAACTGAAGATGGCTTTCAAGGGCATCAAGGTGGCAGCGGCTGGGATTCTGTGA